A stretch of the SAR86 cluster bacterium genome encodes the following:
- a CDS encoding GTP pyrophosphokinase codes for MNTSNVIKAKEIATRVHGDLLDKKNYPYMAHIFDVASRVAHLGEPYEVVGLLHDAIEDAEPEDFRKEITELIETSFSKEIVLAIKAMSKREGEDYFEDYLPRLKANKIATQVKIADSSHNLSKAHLLDEIHQDKLRTKYIKVLNELGEDGMSCEIPLVYSEPEEKWILKNP; via the coding sequence ATGAATACAAGCAATGTCATTAAAGCAAAAGAAATAGCCACAAGAGTCCACGGAGACTTGCTAGATAAGAAAAATTATCCTTACATGGCTCACATTTTTGATGTTGCCTCGAGAGTTGCACATCTTGGTGAGCCCTATGAAGTTGTTGGTTTGCTTCATGATGCCATTGAAGATGCAGAGCCTGAAGATTTCAGAAAAGAAATCACTGAACTAATAGAAACTAGTTTCAGTAAAGAAATTGTTCTCGCAATAAAAGCAATGAGTAAGAGAGAAGGTGAAGATTATTTTGAAGATTACTTACCACGACTAAAAGCAAACAAGATTGCCACTCAAGTGAAAATTGCAGACTCATCACACAATCTTTCAAAGGCACACTTATTGGATGAAATACATCAAGATAAGTTGAGAACTAAATATATAAAGGTTCTTAACGAGTTAGGTGAAGATGGAATGAGTTGTGAGATACCATTAGTTTATTCAGAGCCAGAAGAAAAATGGATACTCAAAAATCCTTAA